A genomic stretch from Planctomycetaceae bacterium includes:
- a CDS encoding DNA integrity scanning protein DisA nucleotide-binding domain protein gives MSIAYILGFEQLREFIDRLAELRRLCPMSRQTISPHFENVLKAAGQLSAASKASAVILLANHPFDFKEVAKLLSGGRLIVAADKADVQEAVTLDDITLVPILHEPQTSHLQMTQVLLEAIADELVQTGDIVVCVYSLHERDGCDTVSQIRLADQLSRLTSRDLQRLETKVPLETLRIVVDLACEIGREGREGKPVGTLFVVGNHRKVMQLSTEQVHDPFRGYARVERLIRNPRVRESIKEIAQMDGAFVISADGVVQAAGRHLRAQGENLTLSKGLGSRHWAAAEISQATGAIAIAVSESTGTVRVFQDGMVVLRIEPMDSAMKWHEDS, from the coding sequence GTGTCAATTGCGTACATTCTCGGCTTTGAACAGCTGCGGGAGTTCATTGACCGCCTTGCGGAATTGCGTAGACTTTGCCCCATGAGTCGGCAAACCATATCACCCCACTTTGAAAACGTCTTGAAAGCTGCTGGACAGTTGTCGGCGGCCAGCAAAGCGTCCGCGGTGATACTGTTGGCCAACCATCCGTTCGACTTCAAAGAAGTCGCAAAGCTTCTTAGCGGAGGGCGGCTGATTGTTGCCGCTGACAAGGCAGATGTTCAGGAAGCTGTGACTCTTGATGACATCACACTGGTGCCGATTCTGCACGAGCCGCAGACGAGTCATCTGCAGATGACTCAGGTGCTTCTGGAAGCCATAGCGGATGAGCTGGTGCAGACTGGGGATATCGTTGTCTGTGTCTATTCGCTTCACGAAAGAGACGGATGCGATACCGTAAGTCAGATTCGCCTGGCTGATCAGTTGTCACGACTCACGTCCAGAGACCTGCAGCGTCTTGAAACGAAGGTGCCTCTTGAGACCCTGCGGATCGTAGTGGATCTGGCCTGCGAAATCGGTCGCGAAGGGCGAGAAGGAAAACCCGTTGGGACCTTGTTTGTGGTTGGCAACCACCGCAAAGTCATGCAGTTGTCCACAGAACAGGTTCATGATCCGTTTCGTGGTTATGCCCGCGTTGAACGGCTGATCCGAAATCCTCGCGTGCGTGAAAGCATCAAAGAAATTGCACAGATGGACGGCGCGTTCGTGATTTCTGCGGACGGTGTTGTTCAGGCAGCTGGACGTCACTTGCGGGCACAGGGCGAAAATCTCACGCTCTCGAAAGGGCTTGGTTCGCGACACTGGGCTGCAGCAGAGATTTCTCAGGCCACCGGTGCGATTGCGATCGCTGTTTCCGAGTCGACCGGTACGGTGCGTGTCTTCCAGGACGGGATGGTCGTCCTGAGAATTGAGCCCATGGATTCCGCGATGAAATGGCATGAGGATTCGTGA